The Primulina huaijiensis isolate GDHJ02 chromosome 17, ASM1229523v2, whole genome shotgun sequence genome window below encodes:
- the LOC140963429 gene encoding uncharacterized protein, which produces MHRPNRVLRQFGMSQNIPISALDVDHLHECSRRGRKNYDWVKHHRLMVDAWEKRHNLIVDSDLVENYSMRYDYETWYDSITRRFISLIEPQKIDYGYQPGDAYFRRIVRDETSNLKNLFGGLSVDDQPCEALAEVVKKTIQTCDLLYEMSFRTPEQQHHHARSSNRRRRLRDDDDVADEQSFSTPDWRQSMSTQSPTTHSWPHSSHVDDSSHGTTTQLLVTLGWASISHGEDTSHGDSVFQAPHHSYSVPSSYANWPNKDSFNVSFGLGTSRTDNEFQTPQQAYERSFTELLFDGHLQQYEEIRPNYNISPISYLGYSHPQSPGQVPLNIDMNESANVRVNVNEEEEVEAPQLVRKSKRIPKPRDCGTGHHLGRKKR; this is translated from the exons ATGCATCGCCCAAATCGAGTTCTTCGGCAATTTGGAATGTCACAAAACATTCCAATATCAGCACTTGATGTAGATCATTTACATGAATGCTCGAGACGAGGACGAAAAAATTACGATTGGGTCAAACATCATAGACTGATGGTGGATGCGTGGGAAAAACGTCATAATCTGATTGTTGATAGTGATTTGGTTGAAAATTATAGCATGAGATATGATTATGAGACATGGTATGATTCTATAACTCGACGTTTCATATCTCTTATAGAGCCTCAAAAAATCGATTACGGTTATCAGCCCGGAGATGCATATTTCAGACGTATTGTG aGAGATGAGACATCAAATTTGAAGAATTTGTTTGGAGGACTCTCTGTTGATGATCAACCGTGTGAAGCATTAGCTGAAGTTGTTAAAAAAACTATCCAGACCTGTGATTTACTGTATGAAATGTCCTTTAGAACACCCGAGCAACAACATCATCATGCTAGGTCTTCAAACAGAAGGCGACGACTaagagatgatgatgatgtagCCGATGAACAATCATTCTCGACCCCTGACTGGCGACAAAGCATGAGTACACAATCTCCGACGACTCATTCCTGGCCTCACAGCTCACATG TGGATGATTCTTCGCATGGTACGACTACACAGTTGCTCGTAACTCTTGGTTGGGCTTCCATTTCACATG GAGAGGATACTTCGCATGGAGATTCTGTATTTCAAGCTCCACATCATTCCTATAGTGTGCCTTCCTCGTATGCTAATTGGCCAAATAAGGATTCTTTCAATGTTTCTTTTGGGTTAGGTACTTCGCGAACGgataatgaatttcaaactCCACAGCAGGCTTACGAACGTTCATTTACGGAACTCTTATTTGACGGTCATCTCCAGCAGTACGAAGAAATCCGCCCAAATTATAACATATCACCAATTTCATACTTGGGATATTCTCATCCTCAATCACCAGGTCAGGTTCCCCTGAACATTGATATGAACGAGTCTGCCAACGTCCGAGTGAATGttaatgaagaagaagaagttgaaGCCCCACAGTTGGTGCGTAAAAGTAAACGAATCCCAAAGCCACGTGATTGTGGGACTGGACATCACTTGGGTAGGaagaaaagataa